One Triticum dicoccoides isolate Atlit2015 ecotype Zavitan chromosome 3B, WEW_v2.0, whole genome shotgun sequence genomic window, acctgagtcggcgggaagagttgacgtcgactattgtcgggaactcgttgccgcgcgcgctcgtcgagtgctcgctgaagattctccagtcgagtgcgttcggccaaattggccaagcgtgcctcctccaaggcgcgagcctcgggggtttctcccgcgATGGGAGTACGTAGGGCATCCACGTCcctgcggcgaagctcctctctttgcagagagtcgagtggctcgggctggtactcttcatggtctcgtgcggggtcgcctccgtcgactgctccaccatcacgggcgaagccagggggactgcggggcccgtcgaccatcaggatttccgccgctggatcactgctatcgcactcggatgcggtctctacggagccagtcgacagatcgaacaagtcgtagagagattcgtcgggctcgattgccgcaacttgggtggtggccgactggcgagccaccgcgtgcctcgcccaccgctgaagcctcgaccggcccgagcgcttgcgctggcggaagaccgggagggtggccgatgggggagtcgaccgatacggggtcgacggttgccgcagcaggacgtcgcggacacatgcgcgaaaatgcgtcgcaccgcggacggggagcgcatcaacgtcgagtggagcctcctggagccaggcggagtcgtcggcgatgaaggtgagagcgccgagacggatctctcgacccccgaccaaaactccagcagccaccatgatgaaagtactcggaagaatcgcaacttccccacaaaatcgctaaaacacctgccccacggtgggcaccaactgtcgtggttctaagcctgacagtagagtggggggtaggtatggagaggcaaggtcctagctatggagaggttgtaaacacaggggatgtacgagttcaggcccttctcggaagaagtaaaagccctacgtctcggagcccagaggcggtcgagtggattatatgtatacaagttacagggtgccgaacccctctacctgtggaggggggtggcttatatagagtgcgccaggaccccagccagcccacgtaatgaagggtttaagggacattaagtccggggcgttactggtaacgtcccacataaagtgtcttaactaccataaagtctacttaactacaggccgttgcagtgcagagtgccttttgaactcctggtagtcgagtgagtcttcgtggtcgagtccttcaagtcagtcgagtgagtccctcgttggtcgactggaaggtgacctcttctaagggtgtccttgggcagggtacttagatcaggtctgtgaccctaccctaggtacatgactccatcaccaTCACCTCCCAATTGCATTGGAATGTGTACAAGGACAAAGTAGATGCATCACAAGACAAGTCTCTTGAGATATTTGCCACAGAGGTTGATCCTCCTCCTCCCTTGCAAATTTATTTGAACCGCAATGTATCCTCCCCAATACATGATGGTAGTGCCGAGGTGTATGTCCCCAATTGttctagccaaccaccaagtaGCCAACCCAATGAAGATCATATCAATGCTAGAGCCATAGTACTTCGACTTGATGCTATTTCTCTTGTTCAAgaagatgctagtggtcatgttgatgatgatgctattGTTGCTCAAGAGGATGCTTACGCGGAGAATGAATAGATTCATTACAATCCCATACGTAACTTGGATGTCATTGTGCGGCAACAAGACATGGACCGTACCCTCCCTTATAACCGTATGTGTGGGTATGGCTCGGATGACGAGGGTCCGGAGGAAGAATTGGATGAGGATAGGTTGACGGTGCAAGAAAATCAAATCTACAAGAAAAGGTGACCGGCAAGGAAAGAGGGTCGTTGTTGTTTAGGGATGTGAGTCTCGCGGACAAGGCCGTTGTTGACGGTGGGATGATATTGGGGTTGTTTGAGCCAACACCGTGCCCCAAGGTCGATGATCCTCGACCACAAAATGAGGATGAGAATGCTCAGTTGAAGAAAGGCATCAAGTTTGGTTCTTTGGTAGAGTTCAAGATATGGTTGTGTGACTACACCATTAGGAACCATAGGCCATTTGTTGTTGGCCATTCCAATCAAAATGTTTGGTACACAGTCATATGTGACCAAGAAGGTTGCCCTTGGAAGGTCCGTGGTAGAAAAATCAAAGAAACCGGGCAGTGGGTGTTGAAGAGTTGTGTTGCCACTCACACATGTGGTTCATGGAGTATGTGAGGACAAAAGTGATTGTCAAGAGAGAGGCATGCATCATCTCGGATCACCATCATGGGATTCTCAAAGCAATAGACGTTGATATTCCAGGTCTTCCAAAGCTTCAACACCGTTGGTGCATGATACACTTTGTGGCAAACTTTTACCGGGCATGCAAGAGCAAGGAGTTTTGCAAAGACCTTACCCATGTTTGTGTTGCATTCAACACCGACACATTCAAAAGCCGATATGATAAACTCCTCAAGGAATTGGGGAAGAACAAAGGGGGGAAGAATTCTTTACTAGGCACGAGCCGGATAAAGAAAAGTGGTCACGCGCTTACAATGAAGGAGGTATGTGATATGGGGACATGACAAGCAACATGGTGGAATGCTTCAACAATGTGTTGAAGGGTGTCCATTCCTTGCCGGTCACCGCAATACTCAAGTACACTTTCATCAAGCTCAACGAGTACTTCCTAAAGCATTCCAAAATCGCGGCCAAGTGGATTGGCGAAAAGATGGACTATCCATTCAAGGTTCAGGATTGGTTGTTGCATCAAGCGCGCAAGTCTTCCCACCAACAAGTGATCAAATACAATGAAAAGAAATGATCTATCAAATGGATGAGCCGGGTGCGACAACAAGGGACGGTGCATCCACGGTGGAGTTGCGTACGAGGTGCACATCAAAAAATGGTGGTGCTAGTGTGAGAGGCTACACAAGTATCATTGGCCTTGCTCGCATGTGATGAATGCAACACGGGCGAGAAGCTTGCCCGTATCCGATGGTACAACAGTGCGGTTGCACGAGTTCACATTGGAACGAATGAGGTTGACGTGGGTGCCTCGGTTTAATCCTTTCCTTGATCCATCATAGTGGCCTGAGTATGATGGCGCACACATTGTGCCAGATCCCGCACTAATGGTGCCtatgaggggaagaagaagaaagaagagattcAGGAGTGACATGGATGATCTAGCTGGTACACCGGAATGAAGTAATTTGGTACTGGTCATTTAATGGAGGCACCGAACACCAACAATTGGGGAGAATGCAATGAGGCGGAACACAATGTTAGGAGATGCACGAAAAGACCCAAAACCAACACGAGCACTAGTCAAACACATGGCGGTAGAGGAGGTTCCGCCGACACACGAGGAGGAAGGACTAGTCTTCGAGGGGGCCGTGGAGGAAGGACTAGTCTTGGAGTGGGGCGCAGAGGAAGGACTAGTCTTCAAGGGGGCCGTGGAGGAAGGACTAGTCTTAGAGGGTGTCGTGGATCGGGTGGCTCAAGGACACGTCGGGTTGATAGAGGAAGGCCTATTGATGTGTTGCTAAATCCGGATGGTTGAAATAATGTGAATGGTACTACttgtcttctttcatgtcaatTTATTGATATATTTGCTTAACATCTTTAATTGTTTGCTTCTTTACATTTCAATGTGTTCATATGTTTGACTTATCATCTTTAATtgttgtaggcatggcttcatccgtttccatgacgaggccaccgtgtgctaatcaagaagacatgccgaacaagtgggacaacgcatctttggacaaggtgaaggagaaagatgtGAAAATCCCAccatgttggtgtggagatgtttgcaaggtgaaggttTCCACCGAGCGAAAGAAGTCATGGACGGAGGGAAGGAGAGGTTTGGGGGCATGATATTGGTCCTTTTGGTCATCGTTTCGAAGAGGTTTGGAGGAGGAGCATCGCCAGAAGGAGAGGTTGGAGTGGaagaaacgagaggaggagagggcacgccaagcgaagcttgctcgtgaggaggagagggcaagaagGCTTGCAAAGGCTCACGAGGTGCAAGAGGAGGATGAGGCAcatgacaagaaggggaaatggcctcgTATGACTCAGTAGGGCCTTCGCTTCGGTGGACTTGTCAtgtaaccggatgaagccatgccacATTTATCATGAACTATGTACTACTAAGGCAAGAAGCCATGTGTCGTGAACTACCTCGTAAAACTAAATTTGATATTTGTAATGAATTTGTCATCAAAACTATCTCGTAGACCAAACTTTGTCTTGAATTTCTTTGTTATTTGTCATGAATTTATGTCATAAACTTTTTGTGCACCGTGTGAAATCAACAAAGAACGAAAAACAGAGTGGCTGCTTTGCTTTCTAACCTACCGCCAGGCCGTCTGGCGGTAGGGTTCTCCCCTTTGCCTGTAGCTTCCTGTGACCGATCTTGGGGGTTGTCTGGCGGGGGTGCAGCAAATTGTTGTGGCCGATATGAAGGCTTTTCTGGCAGTAGGGTTGGCTACCCTAGCGCCAGACCCCCTGGCGGTAGGGTTCCAACCCCCCTCATTTAGATGTTGTGACCGGTCTTGGGGGTTTTCTGGCGGTAGGGTTGGCTACCCGACCGCCAAACCCCTTGGTGGTAGGGTGCCAACCCCTCAAAGTAGGGTTATTTCACCCCTTTTTTACAAACTTCTATGAACTAAACATCCACAAATGACATCCAGAAATGATCAAGTAGCAAATAcatacataattgagcatagttcatTACATCCACAAATGACACTTGTTCAAATGACTTAAAACATCTACTGATTCAAATGAAACTTGTTCAAATGACTTAAAGCATCTACCGATTCGAATGACATGAGTTCAAACTACAAGCTCAAGCTCGAGCAATACATTTTCTACACCTAAAAATAGCTCTAAAACGTATAAGACGTTCAATTTGTTCGCCACGCTCACGATTAGGCTTCAGTTGAAAATGCGAGGATCCCGCCCAATTCTCGAACACACCATTCGTTTCGCGGAACCAGCCCCATCGAGCACGGCGGTCCGGAATCTCTGACACGCCTTGAGTGATTGCCCATCCAATGACATGTCCGGGTTTGTCAAGTCCAGCTCCCGAAATTCTTCTTTGTTGACAGAGAACCCAACCTCCATTGCCAAAACATGTCTGCAAGCATATTCCATCTCATGGAGCTCATGAAGcatcttctttttttctttcacaAGCCTCCGGTAGACTTTTTTCTCCTTAGGAACACAAGGTTCCTTGATAATGTAATACTTGCTAAAATCCATCATGGCCACATTTGCATCATCATACTTTAACCATGCTTCAAGCTCCCTCGTCATACCATGCTGTCGCTCCGGTACAACTTGCTCACACACTACACCCAGACTCATAGCTACAATGTCCATACCAAATATACGGGTTTAAGATGACAATCAACAAAATAAATCAAATGGACCACAACACTTGGTTACTATTAAGGTGATCTTGATCTTCATTATTTTCTTAAGCCTAACCATAACCCCAAAGATGACCACTAATCATAGCACTAGATCTAGATACACAAACAATTCTACAAACAATTCCAGGCACATAATACATAAGCAAACATAACCCCAAATGCATCATACTAATTGATTTGACCACACCAAaatgatgaactagggtttgagaggttaTGAGCTAATGCGCACAAAACCAAGATTTTAACCAATCAAAATGAGGGGAACTGAGAGAGGTACCTTGGATGATGAAAGTGCTACGAATCCAGCGGAGAAATGTCAAGCAAATGAGAGAGATTTGAGAGGATCTTGAACTCGGTGGAGAGGTGAGGTGTGGGGTGTGTTGAATGAGTGTGTGTGGATGGGTGGGGGGCAAAGGTCCCTCCTCCCAACCTTATCCACCCTAGAAGCCTACAATCAGGACCCTGGCGATAGGTGTTAGAAGCctaccgccagggtccctggcggtaggcCCCTTTTTCACGTCAGTCAGAGCTAACGGCCGTTAGGCGCCGTGCCGTCACCTACCGCCACGGCACACGGCGGTAGGTTGTGGGGCCTACCGCCAGGACCCTGCGATAGGCAAAAGAGTCATATTTCAAAAAGAAAACATGGGTCAGATCCTTAAATAAGACAAAaaagtcaaaacacgaaattttgcctatCAGTGACAACACGGACGGCTGGATGATGACGAGGGGCAAGGTTGGTTCGACAGCGTGGGCGTCCGATTCGACTCGACGTCTGCCGTCTGCCCTGTTCCACAGAAGCAGGAGGGGCGAGCAAAGGACGGCACAAGAGGAGAAGGAAAgcaaagccgccgccgcccgccgattCCTCCGCCTTTTCCACTGATCCCCTCCAACCCGGCGACCGCGCTCCCTCCGATGGCCGTTAGCTCGCGGCTACCCGCCCCTCCCGCGCGCGGCCTCCTCCGCCGCTCACCGCCGCGTATCCTCCCTCCGAGGCGCCTCGCTTGTGGTGCCCGCGCTGTCTCCGGGAGCCCTGGACCAGGCGGATCGCCCCTGCCCAGGCGGCCGCCGGCGCCGCTAGACGCCGCGGCAgtcgcgccgccctcgccggcgtcctccGCGGCCTCGTCCGCCGCCTCGGCCATCGATTTCCTCACTCTCTGCCATAGCCTCAAGGTAAACCACGCCATGCTTGCTCCTTCCTTTGCTGGCATTACGTGCTGTACCATCAGATTAGTGATACTCCTAGGTCCTAGCCAAAAGAGTATACCTATAATTTTGATACACCTTTGCTAACTTGAGCTAAATACCGGGGAGCACACAAAAACGATACTCGATCCGAGCAGGGCTTCATATATGCAATTTTTGAAACGATCAACTCGTATAGTGAATTGGTGATTCATGAAGTCTCACTATGGCTGCTCAGCTAACAATGTCTAATAAGCAGTATATGATGTGTAGTGCCTGAACATGGACTCCGTTTTCAGTTCATGCCTTCATGCCCCCAGATCTCCAGCAGATCACCTATCCACTACATAAAAGCTCTCAATAGTCGAGTATTTCTTCCTCCAACAGATCCCCTATATGGCTGCCAATGCCTAAAAAATTTAGGCGGCCAACTAAAAACCAGGCCCAACCTCCTACAtgtaggggtgccccctcccttggTGAGCTGAAATTTCAGCCCCTAGTGGCTGAGGGCCATTGCTGCCTCTTGCTGCGCGCTGCCTTCCCCAGCTATCTGCCACCACCAGAGCTCCGTCCACCACTGCACCATCCCCTCCTCACCCCTGCCACCTGTTTCTCCAGGGTGCACCGCCTTCTGTCCCCTCTGCACAGCCACCGCCTATCCGTAATGTGTGCGCTGCCGTCCTGTGCCCGCTGCTAGAGCTACTTCATGTGCTATTATGGCTCCCTGTCCCCACGTTGCCTCCCCTCCACGTGGGCCGAGCTTGGCTGCTGCAAGTGGCAACACGGCTGCTTCGAGCTGCAGCGCTGTTGAACGTGCTCCAGAGCATCCCAAAGGTAGGGCAGAGCAAGGCGATGGACAACCGGAAGGTGGTGCAGGGCACTGCTAATGGAGTGGGTAGGAAAAATAATAATTCACCCCCTGACATGTAAGTGTGTATACACAAAAGAGGGGTGGGTTTTATTAGGTACTAGTCTGTTCGAGGAGGTGCACGAAAAAGGCTTTACCTGAACAGAGGGAGCCCCAAAGTGAATTTTTAGaaaggggtggggtggggtggtgtTTTTAGGGATCTGCTGGAGATGGTATCCATCATATTGCACTATTCTGAGGTTTATTTGGTTGTTCCTTGCTCTGCTCTTACCACAGACCACTAAAAGGAAAGGCTGGATAAATCACAGCATCAAGGGTCCCGAGTCTATTGCTGATCACATGTATCGTATGGCCCTGATGGCTTTGATCGCTGATGACCTACCTGCTGTAAATCGAGAAAGGTTAAGTTTTCTATGTTTCCCCCTTTTAATACTGATATTAAAGTGACATTTTTAGGTGCCATTTTCATTAATCATTACTACTCTACCTGCTGCTGAAGGAACATTTATTTTGCTGTAACAGGTGTATCAAAATAGCTATCGTTCACGACATTGCTGAAGGTAGGCCAATAAACATATTTATATTTACTTGTTGATTCTGTGTGCTGTCCTTCACCTGCTcttttgttagcatctttcagtttTCAACCAAGTGCTTTTCAACTATTCATACCTTATACCTTATTTTATTAACAGCTATTGTTGGCGACATCACTCCATCTGACGGCATACCTAAAGCAGAAAAAAGCAGGCGTGAGCAAGAAGCTCTAAATGAAATGTGTGAAGTTCTTGGTGGTGGATCAACAGGTATGTCTCCATTTGTGACAAGAATTTTCAGCTCTTAAATGAATGTTCGATAACATTGTGTTAATATAATTGACCGTTTTCTAGCTGAGGAAATTAAGGGGCTGTGGGAAGAATACGAAAACAACTCCTCTGTTGAAGCCAATCTCGTAAAGGACTTTGATAAAGTAAGCCTGCCATTATTTTCTTAACTTCATTCTTTGTTAATAAATATTGGTTCTGCTTTCCTTTACACGTGTTGTCTAATTTGTATCATATATATCAGGGTTATCATTTCTTGTTGCCATGCAAGTTTCTTTAGTTTGGGTTTCCTTCCAGACATGCGAAGCACTTGAAAGCATTTAAGTTATTTAACGGATTTTCTCCAAAAGTTTTGTCTGATGCAAACATGTTCATGTGTATTGTTATGGTTTACTCTGATGCAcattctgttttgttttctttgtttttatGTTCTGTTTGGTCCAGCTTATTTCATCTGTTGCTATTTTTTTTTTGTTTCAGGTGGAAATGATTCTTCAAGCGTTAGAGTATGAGAAGGGTATTAACTTCTGCCATAGTTGATTTGTCTACATTCAAAGAATGAGTCACTTGCTAATTTTAAATAATTTTCCCATATATACGAACTCTGGCACGGTGTGCATTGGTTCTTTATTCTGAAACAACCTGCCCTTATCAATAATATGCGTCTAAATCATCATGTTCTTATTGCATCTTTGTGATCCTTTGATATTGATAATAGTAAAGTCTAGCTAAACTCATGTATACCTAGCTTCGGCAAGAACATAGTTCGAATCTGTTGCTACCTTGTGGACAATAACAGGAAACTACTTGATTCATACGGCCAAACTTGTTTTTGCTTCCAGCACTGTGCAATGTATCAATCCTGCGTGCATATGttgccatcttcctcttctgcaCATATGTAATGTACTGATCCATTTATGCTGACTCTGCACATCTTGAAAATTGCAGAGCATGGAAAAGTGCTAGATGAGTTCTTTCTCTCGACTGCTGGTAATGTGATTGATCAACCATATAGACCGTAAAAAGTTGAAATTGCTTCCTTTTGCTAAATATACTTTTCAAACATGTTATTGCAGGCAAGTTCCAGACAGAGATTGGCAAGAGCTGGGCTGCTGAAGTGAATTCAAGGAGAACCAATGGATGTGGACAGAACTAGGGGTAACTTGATGTTTGGTGCTCGATATAGACTATGAAATTTTCATGATGGGGTGGTGTGGTGAATCTCAGACTCCAGATTCAAGCCCACTTCGGGGCAAACATAACCAATTTGCCTCAGCTATCAAGGTGTTGGTAAGGAATAACGGAATGGCATTGACGAAAACTCGGGGATCTAAATTTGGTTAAGAGCTCAGTGGGCTGAATATGCACTGAGACTAGTAGTATGTAGTAAGCAGTTTTTATGTATGCTGTTGGTTAGGAACTTAGATCCAGGAAACACGTTTTTGTTGAGTCAGGAAATAAAAAGGCTGGGGTCGTTCTTGATTACCACCTTCCTTCGGTCGAAATTGATCTCTCTTATCGCTCTGGCCAAGTCATTTCACTCTAAACTTTTTGTGTGATGGATGCGTCTGATGGAGTGAGGGCACATATCCGGAGCCCAGACTAACCAATACAAGCTCATGAAAGTGAATCATCAGCAGTCACtttggttgtctaatttacagcaaATAAAAGAAATTCCAACTCAAAAACGAATGACTTTGACTAAAAGCTCCCACAGTCGCCTTCATAGTCcacaggaacgtctcctcccactgaatgcacatcacGGAAGGaccgaaataaatccagaaaaaagcAAGCACCAATGCCTGGTAATCACAGATTGGTCATAGTGTAGGTGAATACTATTGGTTCCACAAGAGATGAATTACACAACAGTACGTCACTTCCGCTTTTCACTTCATGGCAGACAGATTATAGTCTCTAAGATCTTGACTAAGTTCTACAATCACGGAGTAAATTACAAGAGTTACTACTCATCACTAGCTATCATCAGCTCAATATCGCAAAAAAAGAGACTAATAACAAGTCACTCACAAGCTGCATCTTTGCTAAGAAAAAGAAATCTCTTGGGTTAACTGTGAAACGTCACCAAAAACATTTATATTCCTTTACATGACCACCGGCACCATATCCAGTCTACCTGAACCACCATCTCATACCAGCGTTTATCGGGTCATGAAGAAAAGGGGTGTAATTGCTGATGTAAGGGTTAACTGTCCGGCCAATTTTTAGCCAGATAGCTCTGTGATAGCCAGCAGTGAAAGGAGAATGATACATTAGCTTCAACAACTGCAATTTCCGGATAACCAGAGTGAGATATGAATTCACCAAGACAAGTATTCTGTTAATATAGTAATAAGTTCGTCTATAATCTGAATTACAGGTGAAATATCATGCAAATTCCTCTTTTGTCCTTAAACAAAACAAAATGTTACTTGGGCTAAGTAGATGAATACTAATAGGGCCTTTATGAAAATATTATAAAATGCAGCTGATGGTACCACAAAAGACATTGTCTGGCTCTATTAACATGCAAGTCTCGCAGCCTAAGATGCTGGGTTACCACTTCCCAGGTTTAAAATTCACTAACCAAAAGCAGTTACGCGCTATACTGCTATTTTTGGGCATACAACAGTCCTGACTATACAACCAATCTAACTGAGTTTTCAACAGATTAACAGAAGCAACACCCATTGCCTAGGTCCTTTTCTAAAAGGAAGCGGCAGTGTTTAGTCAAGTTGGTGGCTTAGTGCAGCCATTGTAGAAATTTCTTGACTAGTCTCTTTAGATTGCTGGAAGATATTAATTCTGGACTATTTCCCATATATTTGTCATGTGTGTACCCTTACATGGGCTTCAGCAAGCCCCATGCTCCAGAAGGATGGGCGGCAAGAGAGATGCCTTAGGCTTTGTACAATGCTAGGTGCTTAGTAAAATAAACCGGGTTTTTCTGGagcaccggtgcctatttgtaTAGGAGAGACGCCTAATTAAgcgtctaccctgtacaaataagcaccggtgcttagagAAACACTGGTTTATTTATCTAAGCACTTCCCCTAAGCGTCTTGCATTGTACAGGGCCTTAGAGGCTTAGACAGCTGATAAAGCCTAGTTATTTCCTTTCTCAACTAAGAAATTAGTAAAGTAATTTCCTATTGTTAGAGCATGTCCAACCCGAATGGGCTAATTTGGTCCGTCCCCGGACGCGCCTGCTTTGAACCCTCAATTGTCCGCCCGAGCAATCGTGTCCCTCAAATTGTCCGGATGCATGCATATGATTGGTGGGGAtggagagagaaagagaaaagaaAGAACAAAGAAATAGAAAAGGTGGTCCAGTGTGACATCCTGGCTTAATAAGAATGATAGACTACTTATATCAACATGGTGCGctatcttttccgggagcccattctcaaagttaagcgtgcttgactTGGAGCAATTTGAGGATGAGTGACCGACCAGGAAGTTGATCCCTGGTGCGTGACAAAGTGCACAGGAAAGACTAGTGTTGGTCTGTGAAGCCAATCTAGATCCTAGGTGGTAGCCAGGCACAACGGACAGGAACCGGTGGGTTTGGCCGGGGCGTTACATCCAGGTTGGGCCATGGTGGACAGCTCGGACATGCCCGGACACCCTCATATTGAGGGTTCGCAGACAGCCCGGACATATGAGGGCGATTTGAGGGGTGCGGTTGGGTGACGTTTTTCCTTCTCTCTCCTGTCTGGGCTGTCCGACCGGACATATAGGGACAAAATGGAGGGtccggttggagatgctcttaggccatCTCTAGCAAATCCCGTAAAAGTGGTCAAACCTACAGATTTACGGTACAGGCTGAAAAAAACGTACCGAATAGATCCTGTAAAATAGCATATCCCATAAAAAAATTGCAGGTTACCGTATATTAGAGCTTCCATCCATCATATATGAAGGATTTGAGCCGTTTTTTGAGGATCCTGTAAAACCGGTCAATGCCGGAGCAGGGGGCCTGCGACGCCGCGCGCGAGCAGCGAGCAGGCGGAGGAGCTCGCCGGTGGCTGGCCGGAGTGTCACCGGAGCAGGCTACGGGCCGGAGCGGCGCCGTTCTGGCCGGCCAGAGTTCGAGTTCGCCCATACGTGCGTCTCGGGTAAGAAGAAGCGTGAGGAGAAAAGGAAGAAAAAACTTTTACGGTACGAGTTTACGGGATCTGTTCTGCCCAATGCCTCGAGGTACCGTAAATTCGTTTTAGAGGGTCCTGTATACTGTTTTTACAGGTGATCTGTTTatgggatctgctagagatgctcttaggattCCGTGTAATCAGCTTCCCCTCCCTTATATTAAAGGAGTTTGTGGACATCCCTACGTAATAGGACGTGGCCATGAGGAACAACCAAACAAAAAATAAACCAATCTAATCCCAATTCTCCCTCCTTGAGTCCTCCTTCCCCTGAGGCCCGACTGCCGACGAGGTACCATCCCCCCTCCTGCGGTCCAGGCCAGTATCCTACTGTAATTATACCAGTATAGGTGATATGCGGGTCAATACAAACGCATTACAAAAGTAAGTGTGATAAATGTTTAatgtgttgtagaactcagtgagaGCTTACTATTGTCAAAAGCTGATTGGACAATTTTAGTGTGATGGTAGAATTTACAGATCATAGTATTATGTGTGAAAAAGCCAACAACCCAGTTAACAGTAAACAAGAAAGATCATTTGGCGAAGCCAATCGATGTTAATCAGAAACTAACCTGCCAGTACATGAATGTTTGCATAGCATTGCGTTGTTTCCTACAAAAGTAAAAGAAAAATATAAATGCAAGGTTAAGTGGCCACTGGAAGGGAGTTAATGACAATGAACAAGGCAGGCCTACTGACGAGAACAGGGATAAGATCATAAGAAAGCCCAACAAAATCTCTGCATTTGCAATCAGAAAGTTGACTGCAGTTGTGTTTGCCTCCACCCATGTGCAAAGCGGCTCCAGGTATGCCCTACAAATTAGCAACACGACAGTTATAATCCATTTTGCCAGCATGTTCAACGGGCAAAATATTGTAAACTGATAGCAGATTCAGTTCATACAAAATGACTATTCTGCATTTATCGGCTTGTTACCATGCAATTTTAATACAAACAAAACATTTCTATTTTGTGTTTGACTACTGATGGACCAGGGCTTGCTCATGTGGTCTGTTAGCCATTGCACAAAAAGGCAACAAAGAGTACTTTCAGGGGTTGAGGCTCAGAGAGATGAAAGCATATAACAAAAAAAGCCAAGATAATAACCTAATGGGTATGGAGATCATGCCTAAGCTATTGATTCTTTATGCGCAAAGCTGGAATGATAGCATGCACTGTGTATGCATAGAAGGCAAAACATGT contains:
- the LOC119276367 gene encoding 5'-deoxynucleotidase HDDC2-like; the protein is MAVSSRLPAPPARGLLRRSPPRILPPRRLACGARAVSGSPGPGGSPLPRRPPAPLDAAAVAPPSPASSAASSAASAIDFLTLCHSLKTTKRKGWINHSIKGPESIADHMYRMALMALIADDLPAVNRERCIKIAIVHDIAEAIVGDITPSDGIPKAEKSRREQEALNEMCEVLGGGSTAEEIKGLWEEYENNSSVEANLVKDFDKVEMILQALEYEKEHGKVLDEFFLSTAGKFQTEIGKSWAAEVNSRRTNGCGQN